In a single window of the Elaeis guineensis isolate ETL-2024a chromosome 4, EG11, whole genome shotgun sequence genome:
- the LOC105042779 gene encoding uncharacterized protein has translation MGWCSPSGPKQAATTVICFLTGVALFVTGAHLSYVHIAPQQARTRARDEFVREFLRKKYDYPK, from the coding sequence ATGGGTTGGTGCTCTCCCTCTGGTCCGAAGCAGGCGGCCACGACAGTCATCTGCTTCCTTACCGGCGTGGCTCTGTTTGTCACCGGCGCCCACCTCTCCTACGTCCACATCGCCCCCCAGCAAGCCCGTACCCGCGCCCGTGACGAATTCGTCCGCGAATTCCTCCGCAAGAAGTACGACTACCCCAAATAA
- the LOC105042797 gene encoding uncharacterized protein, with product MAMESWMVERATEELQLLEAQHPNRFDYLKLELKSIISQPIFCPSSSPATTQVSSNRKRKGGEMRGEGSDGWEQQRVQKSSSGSEQQGGEVDGKCGDRVEIAIKRAQACLKRIRRLKQDFFC from the exons ATGGCCATGGAATCCTGGATGGTGGAGAGAGCCACAGAGGAGCTACAGTTGCTGGAAGCGCAGCATCCCAACCGCTTTGACTACCTCAAGCTCGAGCTCAAATCTATCATCTCCCAACCCATCTTCTGCCCTTCCTCTTCCCCTGCTACAACCCAAG tgTCCTCCAACAGGAAGAGGAAGGGTGGTGAGATGCGAGGGGAGGGGAGTGATGGGTGGGAGCAGCAGAGGGTACAGAAGTCATCATCTGGCTCAGAGCAGCAGGGTGGAGAGGTTGATGGGAAGTGCGGGGACAGGGTGGAGATTGCCATAAAACGTGCACAGGCTTGCTTGAAGAGGATTCGACGGCTAAAGCAGGACTTCTTTTGTTAG
- the LOC140850803 gene encoding bifunctional nitrilase/nitrile hydratase NIT4B-like isoform X2, with the protein MRSSMALVPAPNLVESSVIAEVDMGGGSDPSSVTIRATVVQASTVFYDTPSTLDKAERLIAEAAAYGSQLVVFPEAFIGGYPRGSTFGVTIGSRSAKGREEFRKYHAAAIDVPGPEVDRLAAMAGKYKVFLVMGVIERAGYTLYCTVLFFDPQGQYLGKHRKLMPTALERVIWGFGDGSTVPVYETPLGKIGALICWENKMPLLRMALYGKGIEIYCAPTADARDVWQASMTHIALEGGCFVLSANQFCRRKDYPPPPDYMFAGVGDEPSPDSVVCAGGSVIISPSGAVLAGPNYEGEALISADLDLGEIVRAKFDFDVVGHYSRPEVLSLTVKDHPQDPVLFASAAKTENSQKS; encoded by the exons ATGCGCTCATCGATGGCTTTGGTTCCGGCTCCGAACTTGGTGGAGTCTTCTGTGATCGCGGAGGTGGACATGGGAGGCGGCTCCGATCCATCCTCCGTCACCATCCGGGCCACCGTCGTGCAGGCCTCCACCGTCTTCTACGACACCCC ATCAACTTTGG ATAAAGCAGAGAGACTAATTGCAGAGGCTGCTGCATATGGATCACAATTAGTTGTGTTCCCAGAAGCATTTATTGGTGGTTATCCTCGTGGCTCTACCTTTGGTGTCACCATAGGTAGTCGTTCAGCCAAGGGAAGAGAGGAGTTTCGGAAATATCATGCTGCAGCAATTGATGTGCCTG GTCCTGAAGTTGACCGCTTGGCAGCAATGGCTGGAAAATATAAGGTCTTTCTAGTAATGGGTGTGATTGAGCGGGCCGGATACACACTTTATTGTACAGTTCTCTTTTTTGACCCGCAGGGTCAATACCTGGGAAAGCACCGCAAACTCATGCCTACAGCTTTGGAACGTGTAATATGGGGATTTGGAGATGGATCTACAGTTCCTGTTTATGAAACTCCACTTGGAAAGATTGGTGCTCTCATATGCTGGGAGAATAAAATGCCACTTTTAAGGATGGCATTGTATGGTAAAG GTATTGAGATATATTGTGCTCCCACGGCTGATGCCAGGGATGTCTGGCAGGCTTCAATGACCCACATTGCACTTGAGGGCGGATGCTTTGTTCTGTCTGCTAACCAGTTTTGCCGAAGAAAAGACTATCCTCCCCCACCCGACTATATGTTTGCAGGAGTAGGGGATGAACCTTCACCAGATTCTGTTGTATGTGCAGGAGGAAGCGTCATCATTTCACCATCTGGTGCGGTTCTAGCAGGTCCAAACTATGAAGGAGAGGCCCTCATCTCAGCTGACCTAG ACCTTGGAGAAATTGTGAGAGCCAAGTTTGACTTCGATGTGGTGGGGCACTATTCAAGGCCTGAGGTGCTGAGTCTGACTGTTAAAGACCATCCACAGGACCCTGTCTTATTTGCTTCTGCTGCGAAGACAGAAAACTCACAAAAATCCTAG
- the LOC140850803 gene encoding bifunctional nitrilase/nitrile hydratase NIT4B-like isoform X1 gives MYQSKPLHDKAERLIAEAAAYGSQLVVFPEAFIGGYPRGSTFGVTIGSRSAKGREEFRKYHAAAIDVPGPEVDRLAAMAGKYKVFLVMGVIERAGYTLYCTVLFFDPQGQYLGKHRKLMPTALERVIWGFGDGSTVPVYETPLGKIGALICWENKMPLLRMALYGKGIEIYCAPTADARDVWQASMTHIALEGGCFVLSANQFCRRKDYPPPPDYMFAGVGDEPSPDSVVCAGGSVIISPSGAVLAGPNYEGEALISADLDLGEIVRAKFDFDVVGHYSRPEVLSLTVKDHPQDPVLFASAAKTENSQKS, from the exons ATGTATCAGTCGAAGCCTCTCCATG ATAAAGCAGAGAGACTAATTGCAGAGGCTGCTGCATATGGATCACAATTAGTTGTGTTCCCAGAAGCATTTATTGGTGGTTATCCTCGTGGCTCTACCTTTGGTGTCACCATAGGTAGTCGTTCAGCCAAGGGAAGAGAGGAGTTTCGGAAATATCATGCTGCAGCAATTGATGTGCCTG GTCCTGAAGTTGACCGCTTGGCAGCAATGGCTGGAAAATATAAGGTCTTTCTAGTAATGGGTGTGATTGAGCGGGCCGGATACACACTTTATTGTACAGTTCTCTTTTTTGACCCGCAGGGTCAATACCTGGGAAAGCACCGCAAACTCATGCCTACAGCTTTGGAACGTGTAATATGGGGATTTGGAGATGGATCTACAGTTCCTGTTTATGAAACTCCACTTGGAAAGATTGGTGCTCTCATATGCTGGGAGAATAAAATGCCACTTTTAAGGATGGCATTGTATGGTAAAG GTATTGAGATATATTGTGCTCCCACGGCTGATGCCAGGGATGTCTGGCAGGCTTCAATGACCCACATTGCACTTGAGGGCGGATGCTTTGTTCTGTCTGCTAACCAGTTTTGCCGAAGAAAAGACTATCCTCCCCCACCCGACTATATGTTTGCAGGAGTAGGGGATGAACCTTCACCAGATTCTGTTGTATGTGCAGGAGGAAGCGTCATCATTTCACCATCTGGTGCGGTTCTAGCAGGTCCAAACTATGAAGGAGAGGCCCTCATCTCAGCTGACCTAG ACCTTGGAGAAATTGTGAGAGCCAAGTTTGACTTCGATGTGGTGGGGCACTATTCAAGGCCTGAGGTGCTGAGTCTGACTGTTAAAGACCATCCACAGGACCCTGTCTTATTTGCTTCTGCTGCGAAGACAGAAAACTCACAAAAATCCTAG
- the LOC140850803 gene encoding bifunctional nitrilase/nitrile hydratase NIT4B-like isoform X3 yields MRSSMALVPAPNLVESSVIAEVDMGGGSDPSSVTIRATVVQASTVFYDTPQPSGNTIAHKAERLIAEAAAYGSQLVVFPEAFIGGYPRGSTFGVTIGSRSAKGREEFRKYHAAAIDVPGPEVDRLAAMAGKYKVFLVMGVIERAGYTLYCTVLFFDPQGQYLGKHRKLMPTALERVIWGFGDGSTVPVYETPLGKIGALICWENKMPLLRMALYGKGIEIYCAPTADARDVWQASMTHIALEGGCFVLSANQFCRRKDYPPPPDYMFAGVGDEPSPDSVVCAGGSVIISPSGAVLAGPNYEGEALISADLDLGEIVRAKFDFDVVGHYSRPEVLSLTVKDHPQDPVLFASAAKTENSQKS; encoded by the exons ATGCGCTCATCGATGGCTTTGGTTCCGGCTCCGAACTTGGTGGAGTCTTCTGTGATCGCGGAGGTGGACATGGGAGGCGGCTCCGATCCATCCTCCGTCACCATCCGGGCCACCGTCGTGCAGGCCTCCACCGTCTTCTACGACACCCCGCAACCCTCG GGGAATACCATTGCCC ATAAAGCAGAGAGACTAATTGCAGAGGCTGCTGCATATGGATCACAATTAGTTGTGTTCCCAGAAGCATTTATTGGTGGTTATCCTCGTGGCTCTACCTTTGGTGTCACCATAGGTAGTCGTTCAGCCAAGGGAAGAGAGGAGTTTCGGAAATATCATGCTGCAGCAATTGATGTGCCTG GTCCTGAAGTTGACCGCTTGGCAGCAATGGCTGGAAAATATAAGGTCTTTCTAGTAATGGGTGTGATTGAGCGGGCCGGATACACACTTTATTGTACAGTTCTCTTTTTTGACCCGCAGGGTCAATACCTGGGAAAGCACCGCAAACTCATGCCTACAGCTTTGGAACGTGTAATATGGGGATTTGGAGATGGATCTACAGTTCCTGTTTATGAAACTCCACTTGGAAAGATTGGTGCTCTCATATGCTGGGAGAATAAAATGCCACTTTTAAGGATGGCATTGTATGGTAAAG GTATTGAGATATATTGTGCTCCCACGGCTGATGCCAGGGATGTCTGGCAGGCTTCAATGACCCACATTGCACTTGAGGGCGGATGCTTTGTTCTGTCTGCTAACCAGTTTTGCCGAAGAAAAGACTATCCTCCCCCACCCGACTATATGTTTGCAGGAGTAGGGGATGAACCTTCACCAGATTCTGTTGTATGTGCAGGAGGAAGCGTCATCATTTCACCATCTGGTGCGGTTCTAGCAGGTCCAAACTATGAAGGAGAGGCCCTCATCTCAGCTGACCTAG ACCTTGGAGAAATTGTGAGAGCCAAGTTTGACTTCGATGTGGTGGGGCACTATTCAAGGCCTGAGGTGCTGAGTCTGACTGTTAAAGACCATCCACAGGACCCTGTCTTATTTGCTTCTGCTGCGAAGACAGAAAACTCACAAAAATCCTAG